The following nucleotide sequence is from Gammaproteobacteria bacterium.
AACGTTTTTTCCATTTCCGCGCAATCTTTCACTGCAGTTTCAGGTAATACATCAAATAAACGTAGATTTACCTTAGTGCCTGGGAAATCTGTGTGCATTAAATCGTGAATGCCACTAAGTGTCTCATCAAAGCCTCGAATAGATACTAGACCAAGCGTGATGGTATGCAGGCGCGTACTGACTTTTTCATTGTCTTTTGCCACCTTGATGAGCTGATGTAACTTTTGATCAAGCTCTTTATTCTTATTGCGTAATAGCTCGACTTGACGCTCAACTAACGAGACGGCCACTCCTGTTTCATGTGGGATAGCCAACGTTTCGATCAGATCTGCGTGATGCGTAAAGAAATCACTGTGTGTACGCAAGTAGCGTGCAACATGATCACGTGTAATCTTTGCTTTTGGTGCTGGGACTTCGGCTGTAGTGGATACTTTAGGCTTGGTCTGCGTTGTCATAAGTTTAGGCTCCCCTCAAAACTAAATTGTGCGGGTCCAGTCATTAGCACTGGAGCAGCATTGTTTTCACACTCTATTTGCAAGCTTCCACCAGGCAAGTCTACGGTTACATTTTTATCAAGCAGACCCTGTGTCTGCCCAACTGCAACTGCTGCACATGCACCGGTGCCACAGGCACTGGTTTCGCCCACGTGTCTTTC
It contains:
- a CDS encoding DUF484 family protein, producing MTTQTKPKVSTTAEVPAPKAKITRDHVARYLRTHSDFFTHHADLIETLAIPHETGVAVSLVERQVELLRNKNKELDQKLHQLIKVAKDNEKVSTRLHTITLGLVSIRGFDETLSGIHDLMHTDFPGTKVNLRLFDVLPETAVKDCAEMEKTLQKSKLVQDLFSSRRRGVAFLTKRQIENVFDNENQEKPIRSAAAVALKKDQQLGVLFLGSTDANRFQNGMGTLFLGNLGEILGSKLQQYTPVAV